A single Rattus norvegicus strain BN/NHsdMcwi chromosome 5, GRCr8, whole genome shotgun sequence DNA region contains:
- the Pnrc2 gene encoding proline-rich nuclear receptor coactivator 2: MGGGERYNIPDPQSRNASKNQQQHNRQKTKDQNSQMKIVHKKKERGHGYNPSAVQNGGKTKSLSNNSNWNASLSSPSLLFKSQASQNYAGAKFSEPPSPSVLPKPPSHWVHVSLNPSDKETMTFQLKTLLKVQV; encoded by the coding sequence ATGGGTGGTGGAGAGAGGTATAACATTCCAGACCCTCAATCTAGAAATGCTAGCAAGAACCAACAACAGCACAATAGACAGAAGACCAAGGATCAGAATTCCCAGATGAAGATCGTtcataagaaaaaggaaagaggacaTGGGTACAATCCATCGGCAGTGCAAAATGGGGGAAAAACCAAGAGCCTTTCCAACAACTCCAACTGGAATGCTAGCTTATCAAGTCCTAGCTTGCTTTTTAAGTCTCAAGCTAGTCAGAACTATGCTGGAGCCAAATTTAGTGAACCACCATCACCAAGTGTTCTCCCCAAGCCACCAAGCCACTGGGTTCATGTTTCCTTGAACCCTTCAGATAAGGAAACGATGACATTTCAACTTAAAACCTTACTTAAAGTACAGGTATAA